The following are from one region of the Silene latifolia isolate original U9 population chromosome 9, ASM4854445v1, whole genome shotgun sequence genome:
- the LOC141599910 gene encoding 3-isopropylmalate dehydrogenase, chloroplastic-like produces the protein MAAQLNLITPLKSQTNLLPCSNLFPTCNSNINNTIVTNRSKFATVRCAAAATPTKRSYTITLLPGDGIGPEIISIAKDVLHLAASLEGIELKYQEMPVGGSAIDLAGVPLPEETLSVAKQSDAILLGAIGGYKWDKLEKKLKPETGLLQLRSGLDVFANLRPATVLPQLIDCTTLKREVAEGVDLMVVRELTSGIYFGDPRGFGVNDKGEEIGFNTEVYSASQIDRIARVAFETARKRRGKLCSVDKANVLEASMLWRKRVTAMAADYPDVELSHMYIDNAAMQLVRDPRQFDTILTNNIFGDILSDEASMISGSIGLLPSASIGQSGPGLFEPIHGSAPDIAGQDKANPLATILSAAMLLRYGLGENKAADIIEAAVMETLDKGFRTGDIFSAGNKLVGCKEMGDQVLNAVDSRVSAPL, from the exons ATGGCGGCTCAACTAAACTTAATCACCCCATTAAAATCTCAAACTAATCTACTACCTTGCTCCAATTTATTCCCTACTTGTAATTCTAATATTAATAATACAATTGTTACAAATCGATCAAAGTTTGCAACAGTGAGGTGTGCAGCTGCTGCAACCCCCACCAAAAGAAGCTACACCATCACTCTTCTTCCTGGAGACGGCATTGGTCCTGAAATCATTTCTATTGCTAAAGATGTTCTTCATCTTGCTGCTTCTCTTGAAG GGATTGAGCTTAAGTATCAGGAGATGCCGGTTGGTGGCTCTGCTATTGATCTTGCGGGAGTGCCATTGCCAGAAGAGACCCTTTCAGTGGCAAAGCAATCAGACGCCATTCTTTTAGGAGCAATAGGAGG ATATAAATGGGATAAACTTGAGAAGAAACTAAAGCCAGAGACCGGTTTGCTTCAGCTGCGATCAGGTCTTGACGTGTTTGCAAATTTAAGACCTGCGACAGTTTTACCTCAG TTGATAGACTGTACAACACTAAAGAGAGAAGTAGCAGAAGGTGTTGACCTAATGGTGGTGAGGGAACTCACTTCCG GTATCTATTTTGGAGACCCTAGAGGTTTCGGTGTAAATGACAAGGGAGAGGAAATCGGTTTCAACACTGAGGTCTATTCTGCTTCACAG ATTGACCGTATTGCTCGTGTTGCTTTTGAGACTGCTAGAAAGAGGCGTGGGAAGCTTTGTTCTGTTGACAAAGCCAATGTTCTCGAG GCTTCTATGCTTTGGAGGAAGAGGGTAACTGCAATGGCAGCAGACTATCCAGATGTTGAGCTCTCACATATGTATATCGACAATGCTGCAATGCAACTCGTTCGCGATCCAAGACAG TTTGACACTATTTTAACCAACAATATATTTGGAGACATATTATCTGATGAGGCGTCAATGATCAGTGGCAGTATTGGATTGCTTCCTTCTGCAAGCATTGGTCAATCG GGACCTGGTCTGTTCGAACCGATACATGGGTCTGCTCCTGATATAGCCGGACAG GACAAGGCGAACCCTCTGGCAACGATCCTAAGCGCTGCAATGCTTCTGAGATATGGTCTTGGTGAAAATAAAGCTGCAGATATTATTGAGGCTGCTGTAATGGAGACACTTGATAAGGGTTTTCGAACTGGTGACATATTCTCTGCCGGAAAT AAATTAGTCGGGTGCAAGGAGATGGGCGACCAAGTGCTGAACGCAGTTGATTCTCGAGTATCGGCCCCTCTCTGA